CCTCCACGCAGCTATCTTGCGTATAAAACTCTTCCCAAACCAAGAACCATGTCGCTAATGCACCGCCGTCCCGGCGGCGGATTCCTCTCCTTCATGCGTGCcctcgacgacttcgataACTCCCTCGCCACCCGCTCCCTCGACAGCCAATTCACAGCCCACTCACCCCGATTCGACATCCGAGAAACAAAAGACGGATACCATCTCGATGGCGAACTCCCAGGGGTCGAGAAGAAGGACATCGATATCGAGTTCCCCGACCAGACCACGCTGAATATCAAAGGCCACACCGAGAAGTCAACCTCCaccgagggcgatgaggggTCTTGGTGGTGCATGGAGCGCTCGACTGGCGACTTTCGACGCTCGTTTAGCTTTCCTGCGCCGGTTGATCAGGA
This sequence is a window from Aspergillus puulaauensis MK2 DNA, chromosome 6, nearly complete sequence. Protein-coding genes within it:
- a CDS encoding Hsp20/alpha crystallin family protein (COG:O;~EggNog:ENOG410PQI6;~InterPro:IPR008978,IPR002068;~PFAM:PF00011,PF17886;~antiSMASH:Cluster_6.5) — translated: MLKLVQSRLPPRSYLAYKTLPKPRTMSLMHRRPGGGFLSFMRALDDFDNSLATRSLDSQFTAHSPRFDIRETKDGYHLDGELPGVEKKDIDIEFPDQTTLNIKGHTEKSTSTEGDEGSWWCMERSTGDFRRSFSFPAPVDQDHVEATLKNGVLSIDVPKAQVAATGKRIDVK